CCGACTGGCGTCGTCCGCCGGGGGCTCACTCGCGCCGAGTCGCGCGCCGTCGACCGCGCCCGCTCCGCATGCGCAGATCAGCGCTGCGACCGGCACCACGATCAGGGCTTGGTTCAGCGAGACGAATTCAGCAAGCCACCCAATGACCGCCGGACCGGACAGCGTCGCGACGTAGCCGAGTCCCACGACGTAGGACAGCTCCTTGCCCGACCCGCCCGAGACCGCGCCGGCGGCCGTGAACACCTGCGGTATTCCGCCACAGATGCCCAGGCCGAAGATCGCCCACCCCAAGAGGGTGAGGATCAACGAGTCCGTGTACACGACGAGCACCGCTCCGACCGTGGCCACGGCCGAACCCCACCGCAGCACCCGAACCGCGCCGACCCGATCCGCGATGCGATCGATCGTGAACCGTCCGATCGTCATCGCGACCACAAAGGCCGTGAAGGCCATGGTCCCAGTGGTCGGTGAAGCCCCTCGGTGCTCCTGCGCATGCAGGCTGCTCCAGTCCATGGCCGACCCCTCGGCCAGGAACAGCAGGAAGGAGAGAACTCCCAGGACCGCCAGTCTGCGCCACCGTGCCGACTTGTCGACCGGTTCGGAGGACTCTTCGAGCGGCGCCTCGACCTGGACCGGCCCGGATCCCATCCATCGGCGCCACAGCGCAGGCTTGACGGCGATCACGGCCCCCGCGCTCACCAGGCCGATGATCAGCGTCACCACAGGGGCCTTGGCGTGGACCGCGAAACCCACTGCGCTGCCCAGTGACCCGAGCGCGGTGCCGACAGAGAAGAACCCGTGAAACAGCCCCATGATGGGCCGTTCGTAGTCACGCTCCACCTCGACCGCAGCGACATTCATCGCCACGTCCCCGGTGCCGACGCAGATCCCGAAGACGACGGCCGCCACCATGGCCTGCGCCATGGAGGCCGCACACATCGGAACCACGACGGCCAGGGCCATCGCTGTCACGCTGATCAGCGAGACCGGCCCACTTCCGAAGCGGTCGGACAGCCTTCCGCCCACCTGCATGCCCACGACTGCGCCGACGCCCACCGCCAGCAGCACCGTGCCCAGCTGCCCCGCGGTGAGACCGACGGACTCCTTGAGTTCCGGCAGGTGCACGGCCCAGGTGCCGATGGTGACGCCGAAGGCGGCGAACAGCACCAGAACCGCTACGCGAGCGCGCGGTCCGGCACGGTCGAGTTGGTCTGCGGCGAAAGCGGACAGCTTCGTCGCTCCTTCCTGGACGAGCGGGACGTTCGGTCCGCTCTCGCGCACGACCGACTGAGGCGGCCAACCCGACACTTTGAACATATGTAGAAAATTGGCTGTGCCTAAATTAACCGTCGCCAATTGTGCCGTCAACAGGAGCGGGCAGCCCATCTTCGCGTTGAGACGGCACCCGGGGTGGCGCGCACTCGCACTCCACCACCCTCGGTGCGATCTCACCGCGCATTAGGATCTCTAATGCACATCAAAAATCATTAGCTGTACTCAGATCGCCCCGCGCCCTAGCGTGGCAGTCATGCCCACCCCCCTGGTCTTCGCGACCGGCTTCCTGACCAGCATCACGCTGATCGCCGCGATCGGTGCGCAGAACGCCTTCGTGCTGCGCCAGGGCATCCGCCGCGAGCACGTGGGTGCCGTGGTGACGTTGTGCGCGGTCTCGGATCTGGCGCTCATCGCGATCGGCATCGCAGGCTTCGGCGCCGTCATCGCCGCGCATCCCGATGTCGTCACCGTCGCCAAGTTCGGCGGCGCGGCGTTTCTCGTGGGCTATGGCCTGCTGGCGGCCAAGCGCGCCCTCACACCGGGAACGCTGACCCCGTCCGACGTCTCACCGGCGCGACTGGGCGCGGTGTTGGCGACGTGCCTGGCCCTGACGTTCCTCAATCCGCACGTCTACCTCGACACCGTCGTACTGATAGGGGCGCTGGCCAACGAGCACCGTGATGCACGGTGGCTGTTCGGGATCGGGGCGGCCGCCGCGAGTGCGGTCTGGTTCACGACGCTGGGTTACGGGGCAACGCGACTGTCCGCGTTGTTCGGCAGGCCCGCGACGTGGCGAGTTCTCGACGGTGCCGTTGCGGTCACGATGATCTCTTTGGGCGTGTACCTCGCGGCGTCATGAGATGTTCTGCAACAATCGTAGGAATGGACGCCCGCGAACCACTCGGTCTCCGGGAACGCAAGAAAATCCGCACCCGAGACGCGATCCGGCGTGAAGCCTTCCGACTCTTCGAGCGGAACGGCTACCCCAACACGACCGTCGAGCAGATCGCTGAGGCCGCCGACATCTCGTCGCGCACCTTCTTCCGGTACTTCCCCGCCAAGGAACACGTCCTCATCGACGACGACCTGATCCCGCCGATCATCGAGGCGTTCATCGCGGCCCCTCCCGAGTTGCCTCCGCTCGAGGCCTACAAGCAGGCCGTCCAGACCTCATTCGCGAAGTTGACCCCGGAACAGCGGGACAACGCCATCCGCGGGCAGCGACTGATGTACTCCGTGCCCGAGGCGCGTGCCATCCTCTACTCGGACTACGTCCGACTGATCGGCCTGATCGCCGACGCCCTCATGATTCGCCTGGCCGAACCCGTCTCCGACTTCGAGCGCCGTATCCTCGCTGGTTCGATCGTCGGCGTGCTGATCGCGTGCTCCGACGGCACCCCGATGCCGGGCAGCCCGATTTCGGACGGTCTCGACATCCTGAGCCGAAGGCTCACCCTGGACAGCCCCGGGCACGACACAATGGGCTGATGGCCCACAACAAAACCGTGTTCATCACGGGCGCAGCAGCAGGAATCGGGCGCGCCACCGCATTGACCTTCGCCCGCAGGGGCTACACGGTCGGCGCCTACGACATCGACGAAGCCGGGCTTGCGACGCTGTCCGCCGAGATCGCCGCACTGGGCGCCGCGGTGCGCACCGGCCACCTCGATGTCACCGACTTCGACGAAATGTCTGCTCGGACAGCCGAATTCGTTGCCGCGTCCGGAGGCAGGCTGGACGTGATGATCAACAACGCTGGGATCCTGGTCGCGGGAAGGTTCGCCGACATCGCGGTGCCCGCCCAGCGCAGGATGATCGACGTCAACTGCGTCGGGGTTCTCAACGGCGCACACGCCGCCCACGCCCACCTGCGCGCCACCCCGGGGTCGGTGCTGGTCAACCTCGCCTCGGCGTCAGCGATCTACGGCCAGGCCGAGCTCGCGGTGTACAGCGCCACCAAGTTCTTCGTCCGCGCCATGACCGAGGCGCTGGACCTCGAATGGGGCGCCGACGGCATCCGGGTCATCGACATGTGGCCCCTGTTCGTCCAGACCGCGATGACCGACGACATCCACACGGGCAGCACGTCGTCGCTGGGCATCAACCTCACGCCCGACGACGTCGCCGACGCGATCGCCGCTGCCGTCCACCCGTCCTGGCTCCGACGCCGCATCCACCAGGTGCACTTCCCCGTCGGGACCCAGACCAAGGTGTTCGCCCTGGGGTCTCGGTTCAGTCCGGCGTGGCTGACCCGGTTGTTGAACAAGAGGGTGTCGCAGTCCTGACGTTCTGATCTTGCTGCGCACAACCCTGTCTGGGCCTCACCACGGTCATTAGGGTCGGCCCGCATGAACGAAGACTGGCTCGCCGTCATCGTCGGCCTGGCCCTGCTCACCCTCGTCCTCGTCGGTGCGATTCCGGGCAGCGTGATCCCGTGACCGAACAGAACACCGAGACCACTCCCGTCCCCGACGACAGCACCCCACCGCGGACGTCGATCGGCACCATCGCTGCCGGAGTACTGGTGGTGATCGCCCTTGGCGCGGCCACCCGATACCTGGAGACGAATGTCCCGAAGTGGGCGTCGGGCACGTCGTTCGCCGGGGTGGCCAAGTCCATCGAGTTCCCGGTCTATGCGATCGCCATCGGCCTGCTCGGCAACGTCCTGCTGACCAAACTTGCTGTGCGCGATGCGCTTTCAGCGGGGTTCCGCACCGAATTCTTCATCAAGACCGGCCTGGTGCTGCTGGGCGCCTCGATCAACCTGAAGCTGCTGGTGACGGCGGCGGGACCGGCGATCCTGCAGGCACTGCTGCTGATCTCCATCGTCTTCGGGTTCACGTGGTGGCTCGGCGGGCGGCTGGGACTCGACGACAAGCTACGGGCACTGCTGGCCTCGGCCGTCTCGATCTGCGGTGTGAGCGCGGCGATCGCGGCCGCCGGTGCGGTGCAGGCCAAACGCGAACAGTTGGCCTATGCCGCGTCGCTGGTGATCGTGTTCGCGCTGCCGTCGATCTTCCTGCTGCCCTGGTTGGCCAGGCTGCTCGGACTTCCCGACGCAGTGGCCGGCGCGTGGATCGGCGGCAACATCGACACCACGGCCGCGGTCGCGGCCGCAGGCGCGATCGCCGGTGAGGACGCCCTGCAGATCGCGACCATCGTCAAGACCACTCAGAACGCCCTGATCGGCATCGTGGCCATCGCGCTGACGGCGTACTTCGCGTTGAAGATCGAACGTCGCACCGATGCGGCCGCGCGCCCATCGCTGCGGCAGTTCTGGGACCGCTTCCCGAAGTTCGTCCTCGGATTCATCGCGGCGTCGATCATCGGCACGCTGTACCTGCAATACGCGGGATCCGACGGCAAGGCCACCATCTCCAGTGTCAACGATCTGCGAACCTGGTTCCTGATCTTCGCGTTCGTGGCGATCGGCCTGGAGTTCTCGTTGAAGGGCCTGCGCGAGGCCGGATGGCGTCCGATCGCGGTATTCGCCTCGGCGACCGTGGTGAACATCGTCGTCGCCCTCGGTCTGGCCGTGCTGCTGTTCAGCAATTTCTCCACGGGAGGCTGACGGCCGGGCATAGCCTCAGCCGATGACGCCATGGACCAGGCGTGAGTTCCTCACGGCCACGGGCGTGGCCGGTTTGGCGCTGACGGCCTGCTCGTCGGAGTCCTCGTCCGGCGCCAATCCCGACAGCGGCGCCGTCACCCTCAAGCACGCATTCGGGGAGACCACGATCCCGTCGCCGCCGAAGAGAGTGGTCAGCGCCGGGTTCACCGAACAGGACGACCTGCTCGCGGTCGGCACCGTCCCGATCGCGACCACAGAATGGTTCGGCGCAGAACCGTTCGCGGTATGGCCGTGGGCGCAGTCCGCGCTTCGGGGGGCACAACCGACCGTGCTGCACATCGATGACGGCATCCAGGTCGAGCAGATCGCGGCCCTGAAGCCCGATCTGATCGTCGCGATCAACGCGGGATGTGATGAGGCGACCTATGAGAAGCTGTCGGCGATCGCCCCGACCCTCCCGCAGTCCGGGCGGTCGCCCTTCTTCGAGTCGTGGAGAGACCAGGCCACCGCCATCGGCCGGGCGACCTTCTCGGGCGATCGAATGACCGCACTGATCAAGGGTGTCGAGGACCGGTTCACGGCCGCAGGCACGGCCAACCCGCAGTTCAAGGACAAGTCGGTGCTTCTTCTGCAGGGGAGCACCGAGTGGGAGAACAGCGTCATCGCCAGTACGCCGGGGTGGCGCACTGGCTTCCTGACCCAGATGGGTCTCGTCATCCCCGACAGCATCACCGAATTCACCGACGACGGTCACGACCGCGCCGTCATCCCATTGGACAAGGTGGGACCCGCGCTCGACGCCGCCGACGTGCTGATCTGGGCATGCGAGAGCGAGGAGCAGCGTGCGGCGCTGCTGGCCGACCCCCGCATCGCGGAACTGCGGGCCAGCAGGGAGAACCGCAACGTCTTCACCACGCGGGAACAGGCGGGCGCGATCGCGTTCGCGTCGGTGCTGTCCTATCCCCTCGTCGCCGATCAGCTGCCGCCCCTGCTCGCGCAGGCCCTCGCCTGAGCGTCCCCATGTTCGTCCGCGAGCGGCCTCGTTCGCACGACTGAGCGCGGTGTGTCCGGTACCAACGCGGGCGCTCGCAGGGAAGGGGGCGGGTGGGGTCTGCTTGGATAGCTCAAGTGAACGACACCGAACACGCATCAGGCTTCGCGCGGGTCGGGTCCGCGTACTACCCGGTCCTGGTCTCGGTGTTCACGGCGCTGGTGATCATCTCGAACGTCACGGCCACCAAGGGCGTGGCCTTCGGCCCGATCATCACCGACGGCGGATTCATCGTGTTCCCGCTGACCTACATCATCGGCGACGTGCTCTCGGAGGTGTACGGCTTCAAGGCCGCGCGCCGCGCGATCATCCTCGGCTTCGCGATGAACGCCCTGGCCGCGTTCGCGTTCTGGTTGACGATCTACCTGCCCGCGGCGGACTTCTACGAGAACCAGGCGCACTTCGAGAACGTGGTGCACTCCTACACGCAGTTGATCGTCGCCGGCCTGGCTGGATTCCTCGTCGGGCAAACCATCAACGCCTGGGCGGTGGTGGCGATCAAGGCGCGGACCAAGGAGAAACACCTGTGGGCCCGCCTGATCGGATCGACGTTCCTGGGCCAACTCGGCGACTCGCTGGTGTTCTGCGCGATCGCCGCCAATGCCATCGGCATCAGCACATTTCGCGATTTCGCGGTCTACACGGCACTGGGTTGGTTCTACAAGACGGCGGTCGAAGTCGTGCTGCTGCCGGTCACGTACCGGGTGATCGCGTTCATCAAGAGGCGTGAGCCCAGTTATGAACCGATGGTCTGAAAAATCGCCATCTCTGAAATGTTGATAAGGCCCCTCTGGCGACCCAGTAAAGTCACGAGCTTCCTAAGCTACTCGGCGGTAACGTCGTGTCATGAGCCTCACGGTGGACTTGTTAACCTCTGGCAGGGCGCAACGCGTGGTGCGTGATTACGGCGACTGTGCCCTGCTTCTTGAATGCGAAGATTCGGCCGAGGTGCTGGCCTGGACGGCCACTCTGAGGCACGCGGAACTGCCGGGAGTCCTCGACATCGTCCCGGCCGCACGAACTGTGCTGGTGAAACTGGACGGGCCGCGATACCAGGCTCCGACCCGGCAGCGACTGGCCAAACTTCCCCTCACCGAGCCGGTGGTCGACGCCCCCGCGAGCGGTCAGCCCGACGTGGTGATCGACGTCGTCTACGACGGCGAAGACCTCGTCGAGGTGGGTCGTCTCACCGGGTTGGACCCGGTCGGAGTGATCGCCGCGCACATCGGCACGCTGTGGCGGGTCGGGTTCGGCGGCTTCGCACCCGGCTTCGCCTATCTGATCGGAGGCGACCCCAGACTGAATGTCCCGCGCCGAAGCGACCCCCGAACCAGGGTGCCCGCGGGAGCGATCGGCCTCGCGGGCGAGTTCAGCGGTGTCTACCCCCGGGAGTCCCCCGGCGGATGGCAGCTGATCGGCCGCACCGACGCCGTGCTGTGGGACATCGAACGCGAGAATCCGGCGCTGCTCACGCCGGGCATGTGGGTGCAGTTCAGGGCCGCGTGAAGGGAACCGTCATGACAACGCTGGAGATCATGCACACCGGACCGCTGGCCCTCGTCGAGGACCTCGGCCGCCCCGGCAAGGCGCATCTGGGCGTCACCCGGTCCGGCGCGGCCGACCGGCGCTCGCACACGCTCGCCAACCGCCTGGTGGCCAACCCCGACGACCGGGCCACGGTCGAGGTCACGATGGGTGGGCTCGTCGCGCGGGTGCAGGGCGGCGACGCCGACATCGCCGTGACCGGAGCCGACACCGATCCCATGGTGAACGGAAAGCTGTTCGGCACCAACAGCATCTGCCATGTCCGGGACGGCGATGTGATCACCCTGGGGTCGCCCTACACCGGCATACGGAGCTACCTCGCGGTGCGCGGTGGCATCGACGTTCAACCGGTGTTGGGATCGCGCAGCTATGACGTGATGTCGGCGATCGGGCCCGTGCCGCTTCAGCGTGGCGATGTCCTGCGCATCGGCACCCACAACGGGGAGTACCCCGAGGTCGACCAGGCGCCAGTGGCGGGGATCGAGAGCCAGCTCGTCGACCTGCGGGTCATCGCCGGCCCCCGCGACGACTGGTTCGTCGCCCCCGATGCGCTGGTGCACACCGTCTGGATCGCCTCCGAGCGCAGCGACCGCGTGGGCATGCGCCTCAGCGGAACCCCCATGCAGTACCGCTGGCCGGATCGGCAGCTGCCGTCGGAGGGCGCCACCCGCGGCGCCATCCAGGTGCCGCCCAATGGCCAACCGGTGATCCTGGGCCCCGATCACCCCGTGACCGGCGGCTATCCCGTCGCGGGTGTGATCGTTGATGCCGACATCGACAAGGTCGCCCAGATCCGACCCGGACAGCCCGTTCGGCTGCATTGGGCCCGCCCCCGCGGCTAGCGCTTCCACCACCGAGCGACCATCCTGGTACAGGACACGCCGTCCACGGCGTACCTGGATGGTCGGTCGCGGCGAGGAGGGACTCAAGCGTGCACCCGGAGGTCCACACCGCACGCCTGCTGCACACCTCGGATCTCGACGACGAGACCCGCGAGGACGCCCGCCACATGCTCGACGCCGCGTTCGACGGTGACTTCTCCGATGACGACTGGGAGCACGCGCTGGGCGGTATGCACGCCCTGGTCACCCACCACGGCGCCGTGGTCGCCCACGCATCAGTGGTGCAGCGCCGACTGATCCACGACAGTGCGGCCCTGCGCTGCGGGTACGTCGAAGCCGTTGCCGTGCACCCGGACTGGCGCGGACAGGGGCTCGGTGCGGCCGTCATGGCCGCGGCCGAACAGGTGATCCGCGGGGCGTATGTGCTCGGTGCCCTGGGCGCTGCCGAGAATTCACACGGCTTCTATGCGGGCCGCGGCTGGCGGCGGTGGGAGGGGCCGACCTCGGTGCTGGCCCCCGGCGGCCCGACGCGGACCCCGGACGACGACCACAACGTCTTCGTACTGCCGGTCGACGTCGAGGTGGACATCAGCGCGGAACTGATGTGCGACTGGCGGGCCGGCGACGTCTGGTGACTTCGAGCGTAGTTTGGATAGCGTGACGGAGCAGTCTACGGATGAATTCCGCCCCACACTGGAATCCTTCGACCACCTCTATCGCGGTGAGCCGGTCGTCGAAGGCGGCCCCCCTCCCAGCGGTGTCCCGTGGGACATCGGCCGGGCGCAGCCTCGACTGGCAGAACTCGAAGCCCTCGGAGCCATCAAAGGCGAGGTCCTCGACATCGGCTGCGGCCTCGGCGACAACGCCATCTACCTCGCCTCACGCGGTCACTCCGTCACCGCCCTCGACGGGTCGGAGGCCGCGATCGAGCAGGCCCGGCAGCGTGCCGCCGACGTCGGCGCCGTCGTCACGTTCGGCGTCGCCGACGCCACCGCGTTGACGGGATACGACGACCGGTTCGACACCGTCGTCGACAGCGCGCTGATGCACTGCCTCGACGACGCAGGCCGACACGCGTACGCCGCGGGCCTGCACCGCGCCACCCGACCCGGAGCGCGCTGGTTCATCTACTGTTTCGCCGACGCGAACGTCAACGGCGTGGTCACGCCCATGCACGGAGTGCCCGAGGCGACCCTGCGCGACGTCCTCACCCGCAACGGATGGCGGGTGGACTTCCTGGGACCGACCACCTACCTGGGCAATACGGCCGGGTTCACCGCCCCGCCGGGACCACCGCCCGAAAACATGCCCGCCGCACAAAGTGCGGAGATGAAGAAGATGGCCGAGCGGATGGCGGCGATCCTGCCCTTGATCGATGATGGCCTGGTGCACCTGCCGTTCACCGTGGTGCACGCCACCCGCGTCGGCTGATCCTCACAGACCGGGTTCGCACGGGGTGAGCGCATGTTCACCCCGGGGTCACCGCCTGGCGAGTTCGGGAAACAAACCGTTCCTAGCGTGGATCACATGATCACACGCGGCCGGGGTGAGACATCGCCGCAATCGTTGGGTAACGCAGGCGAAACACCGCCTCTCTACACAGGAGCCATGCCCGAGAACGACTGGGCACCGCTGACCGGATATCGCGTGGCGGTGACCGCCGCGCGACGCTCCGAGGAACTGTGCACGCTGCTGCGCCGCCGAGGAGCCACAGTGTGCGCCGCAGCCGCCATCGCGATGGTGCCGCTGCCCGACGATGACGAACTGCACCGCAACACCGAGGCCCTGATCGCCGCCCCACCCGACATCGTGGTCGCCACGACCGGAATCGGGTTCCGCGGCTGGATGGCCGCCGCCGACGGGTGGGGGCTGGCCGCCGAACTGACCGGGGCGCTGGGTCGGGCCCGCGTCGTATCGAGGGGTCCGAAGGCCACCGGCGCCCTGCGGGCCGCTGACCTGCCCGAGGAGTGGTCCCCGGAGTCGGAGTCGTCCCGCGAGGTGCTGCAGTACCTGCGTGAAGCCGGGATCGCCGGCCAGCGCATCGCAGTGCAGTTGCACGGTGCGACTGACGAGTGGGACCCGTTTCCGGAGTTCCTGGATGAACTGCGGGCCGCCGGCGCCGACGTCGTGCCGATCCGCGTCTACCGCTGGCGTCCGGCGCCGCGTGGAGGCGCCTTCGACACACTCGTGTACGGAATTGCCGACCAGCAGTACGACGCCGTGAGCTTCACGTCGGCGCCCGCGGTCGCGGCGACGCTGCTGCGGGCCGCCGACCTCGGGGTCGAGGCCGAAGTGCTGACCGCGTTGCGCGGACCCGTCCACGCCATGTGCGTCGGCCCCGTGACGGCCCGCCCGCTGGTGCGCCTCGGGGTGCCGACGTCGTCACCCGAGCGGATGCGGTTGGGCGCGTTGGCGCGTCACATCACCGACGAACTTCCGCTGCTGCGCTCCCGCACGGTGCTGGCCGCGGGCCACAACGTGGAGATCCGCGGGACGTGCGTCATAGTCGACGGTTCGGTGAAGTCCCTGTCCCCCGCGGCGATGGCCACCATGCGCGCGCTCGCAGACCGACCGGGGACGGTGGTGTCCCGTCGCGACCTGCTCGCCGCGCTGCCGGGCGCGGGAACCGACACCCACGCTGTTGAGACCGCGGTGCTGCGGCTGCGAACGGCCCTGGGGGACAAGAACATCGTGGCCACCGTGGTCAAACGCGGATATCGGCTGGCAGTGGACGAGCACCCGGCGGGTGCGGCATGAGGGAACTGGTGCTGGTTGCCCACGGGACACGCAAACCCGGCGGCGTGGAGATGATCGGTCACCTGGCCGACCGGGTCAGCACGAGCCTGGGCCAGCGGGTGCGCGTGGCCTTCGTCGATGTGCTTGGCCCGACCCCCGCCGAGGTGCTGGCCTCGCTGCACCGCCAGCGCGCGGTCCTGGTGCCGGCATTCCTCTCCAGCGGATACCACGTCCGCAACGACATCCCCGAGCATGTCGAGGCCAGCGGCCATCCCGATGTGACGGTGACGCCCGCGTTGGGCCCGTGCCCGCAGATGGTGCGCGTCGTGACCGAGCGTCTCATCGAATCCGGTTGGCAGCCAGACGATTCAGTGGTTCTGGCCGCCGCAGGCACGTCTGATCTCAACGCTCAGCGCGACCTTCGGGTGACCGCGACGCTGCTGTCGGCCGCGCTGGGCAACCGTGTGGAACTGGCCTATGCGGCGACGGGTGAACCCCGGGTCGCCGACGCCGTAGCACGGTTGCGGGAACGCGGGGCCGGGCGCGTGGTGGTGGCGTCATATCTGTTGGCGGACGGTCTTTTTCAGGATCGCCTGCGCACCTCCGGCGCTGACGTCGTCACCGAACCGCTGGGCCTGCACCCCGGCACGGTGCGACTGATCGCGTCACGGTTCCGGCGGGCGGCGGTGCCGTCGCTGATGAGCGCCTGACCCTGCTTTCTTGCTCCTGCCTCGTGCTCCCGGGCTCTGTGGGCGCTACGGCTCTGGGCGCTGCGTCACTGGGCGCCGCGACACTGGGCGCCGCGTCACTGGGCGCCCCGGCGCCCCACTCCCCCACGACACTTAAACCCTCGCGACGACACGCCGAGCAACGTCGCAGAGGTTTAAGTCTCGGCGCGGGACCGGGTGCAATGTGGGTCTACAGGCGCGCCGGCGGGGCCAACCAGCCAGCGTGCGGCGGCGCGGGACCGGGTGCCGTCACGACCCGGCTAGGTGCACCCGCTCACGCTGATCCGTCTGCCCACGTTGGCGCACACCGAGACGTTGGGCGGTGGTGGCG
The DNA window shown above is from Mycolicibacterium confluentis and carries:
- a CDS encoding uroporphyrinogen-III synthase: MPENDWAPLTGYRVAVTAARRSEELCTLLRRRGATVCAAAAIAMVPLPDDDELHRNTEALIAAPPDIVVATTGIGFRGWMAAADGWGLAAELTGALGRARVVSRGPKATGALRAADLPEEWSPESESSREVLQYLREAGIAGQRIAVQLHGATDEWDPFPEFLDELRAAGADVVPIRVYRWRPAPRGGAFDTLVYGIADQQYDAVSFTSAPAVAATLLRAADLGVEAEVLTALRGPVHAMCVGPVTARPLVRLGVPTSSPERMRLGALARHITDELPLLRSRTVLAAGHNVEIRGTCVIVDGSVKSLSPAAMATMRALADRPGTVVSRRDLLAALPGAGTDTHAVETAVLRLRTALGDKNIVATVVKRGYRLAVDEHPAGAA
- a CDS encoding sirohydrochlorin chelatase, producing the protein MRELVLVAHGTRKPGGVEMIGHLADRVSTSLGQRVRVAFVDVLGPTPAEVLASLHRQRAVLVPAFLSSGYHVRNDIPEHVEASGHPDVTVTPALGPCPQMVRVVTERLIESGWQPDDSVVLAAAGTSDLNAQRDLRVTATLLSAALGNRVELAYAATGEPRVADAVARLRERGAGRVVVASYLLADGLFQDRLRTSGADVVTEPLGLHPGTVRLIASRFRRAAVPSLMSA